A single genomic interval of Oceanispirochaeta sp. M1 harbors:
- a CDS encoding uroporphyrinogen decarboxylase family protein, with amino-acid sequence MLKDFKPDYRRLVRAARNEITEGLPLYEHHINLKVIGSILSRDLEQMYESREPGQLEEMFSLIAQFHIDYGYDCYSFEGCFTELVQGGKGLTGQAGPIIRSMDDFRAFPWDQVIDDYFERFNPYFEAIKVTLPEGMKIVGGVGNGLFETIQDFVPFTELAYLEIDDPELFAELWMKVGDTLYRIWERFLLSYSDILAIGRFGDDLGFKSAPLLNPATIREYIIPQYKRIVALVQSKDIPFLLHSCGCIFDVMDDIINKTGIDAKHSNEDAIAPFSHWVDEYGDRIGNFGGFDMDVICRETPENIRKYVHDIVVPLQGRRGLAFGSGNQIADYVPPENFQAMVEEFRLIRGF; translated from the coding sequence ATGTTAAAAGATTTTAAACCTGATTATAGGCGACTGGTCCGGGCTGCCAGAAATGAAATAACAGAGGGGCTGCCCCTATACGAGCACCACATCAATCTAAAAGTGATCGGCAGTATTCTCAGTAGAGATCTGGAGCAAATGTATGAGAGCCGGGAGCCCGGGCAACTGGAAGAGATGTTCAGCCTTATTGCTCAGTTTCATATAGATTATGGATATGACTGCTACTCCTTCGAGGGCTGCTTCACCGAACTGGTTCAGGGAGGGAAGGGATTAACAGGACAGGCCGGACCCATCATCCGCAGTATGGATGACTTCAGAGCATTCCCCTGGGATCAGGTCATTGATGATTATTTTGAGCGTTTCAATCCCTACTTCGAGGCCATTAAGGTGACTTTGCCGGAGGGAATGAAAATCGTTGGGGGTGTGGGAAACGGATTGTTCGAGACAATACAGGATTTTGTGCCCTTTACAGAGCTTGCCTATCTTGAAATTGATGATCCTGAACTCTTTGCCGAATTATGGATGAAAGTAGGAGACACTCTATACAGAATCTGGGAAAGATTTCTTCTCTCCTACAGCGATATTCTCGCCATCGGCCGCTTTGGAGATGACCTGGGTTTTAAAAGTGCACCCCTCCTTAATCCTGCTACTATAAGAGAATATATTATTCCTCAGTATAAAAGAATTGTGGCCCTTGTTCAGTCAAAGGATATTCCCTTTCTTCTCCATAGCTGCGGCTGTATCTTTGATGTGATGGATGACATTATCAACAAGACTGGTATCGATGCCAAACATTCCAATGAAGATGCTATTGCTCCCTTTTCACACTGGGTTGATGAGTACGGAGATAGAATTGGTAATTTCGGTGGTTTTGATATGGATGTTATCTGCAGAGAAACACCTGAGAATATCAGAAAATATGTGCATGATATCGTCGTACCCCTTCAGGGCAGGAGAGGTCTGGCCTTTGGATCTGGCAATCAGATCGCCGACTATGTTCCCCCCGAGAACTTCCAGGCCATGGTGGAGGAATTCCGCCTGATCCGGGGGTTCTGA
- a CDS encoding tRNA-uridine aminocarboxypropyltransferase, with product MKIHLLTHQKELKRPTNTAALVVKTLGSGLAEQILWGRKNPDQSLLDSIARGRAVLLYKDSEEKGIEDLSEIDDFIILDGTWQEARKIYNKSPYLHGVKTFSFSSQSKSKYNIRRNQKEGGLCTAECVIELLKMKGESQKAEKLNTAFLEFLKAMITRVVVLSSPCSPEVYTAEKVRENKEIKK from the coding sequence GTGAAAATCCATCTGCTGACCCATCAGAAAGAATTGAAGAGGCCCACGAATACCGCTGCCCTTGTGGTTAAAACATTGGGGAGTGGCCTGGCGGAGCAGATCCTCTGGGGGAGAAAAAATCCCGACCAGAGTCTTCTTGACTCCATAGCCCGGGGGAGGGCAGTTCTTCTGTACAAGGATTCAGAAGAGAAAGGGATTGAGGATCTCTCAGAGATCGATGACTTTATCATTCTGGATGGAACCTGGCAGGAGGCCCGCAAGATCTATAATAAGAGTCCCTATCTTCATGGGGTGAAGACATTTTCATTTTCATCACAGAGCAAATCAAAATACAACATAAGACGCAACCAGAAAGAAGGCGGCCTGTGCACCGCCGAATGCGTCATTGAGCTGCTGAAAATGAAGGGGGAATCTCAGAAGGCCGAGAAATTAAACACGGCCTTCCTTGAGTTCCTGAAAGCAATGATCACAAGGGTAGTGGTCCTTTCCTCCCCCTGCTCTCCCGAGGTGTATACGGCAGAAAAAGTCAGGGAAAATAAAGAAATAAAGAAATAA
- the rbsK gene encoding ribokinase has protein sequence MQKPKITVVGSNMVDLISYIERMPQTGETITAPDFSLGYGGKGANQAVAASLLGGDVRMVTKVGDDLFGPNTIKNLESFGINTEFSEIVPGVSSGVAPIFVNPDSHNSILIIKGANSHLLPEDIDRAGDLILDSDMVIMQLEVNLETIYHTVALCEKNNIPVILNPAPADPALDAEKVKSVAFFVPNETELQTLTKMNTDSIDQVKEAAGSLRDRGFQNIIVTLGEKGSLFFSKDKTEIIPAIKVQSIDTTGAGDAFIGCFAVYYCETGDVLKAMSLANRYAALSTTCQGTQKSFASRRELEDLI, from the coding sequence ATGCAAAAACCAAAGATAACCGTTGTCGGCAGTAATATGGTCGACCTCATCTCCTATATCGAAAGAATGCCCCAGACGGGAGAAACCATCACGGCTCCGGACTTCTCTCTGGGATACGGCGGCAAGGGGGCCAATCAGGCTGTTGCCGCGTCCCTTCTGGGGGGAGATGTCCGCATGGTAACCAAGGTGGGGGATGATCTGTTCGGACCCAATACCATCAAAAATCTGGAGTCCTTCGGAATCAATACGGAGTTCTCCGAAATTGTCCCCGGCGTCTCCAGCGGCGTGGCTCCGATCTTTGTCAATCCGGACTCCCATAACAGCATATTGATCATCAAGGGGGCAAACTCCCATCTTCTCCCGGAGGACATAGACCGGGCCGGAGATCTCATTCTGGATAGTGATATGGTCATCATGCAGTTGGAGGTGAATCTGGAAACCATTTACCACACTGTTGCATTGTGTGAGAAGAATAATATTCCAGTCATACTGAATCCGGCCCCTGCCGACCCGGCACTGGATGCCGAGAAGGTTAAAAGTGTCGCCTTCTTTGTTCCCAATGAAACCGAACTGCAGACCCTCACTAAGATGAACACAGACAGCATCGATCAGGTCAAAGAAGCCGCCGGGAGCCTCCGTGACAGGGGATTTCAGAATATTATTGTGACCCTGGGTGAAAAGGGATCTCTGTTCTTTTCTAAAGACAAAACTGAAATTATTCCGGCTATAAAGGTTCAAAGCATCGATACGACGGGAGCCGGTGATGCCTTTATCGGCTGTTTTGCTGTCTACTACTGTGAGACGGGAGATGTCCTGAAGGCCATGAGTCTCGCCAACCGCTATGCGGCACTGTCGACGACATGTCAGGGAACTCAGAAATCCTTTGCCAGCAGGCGGGAGCTGGAAGATCTTATATAA
- a CDS encoding Gfo/Idh/MocA family protein encodes MNNKINWGILGCGGIANKFAYSAKAVNDAEVIAAASRTEGKAEAFAAKHGIENVYTDYTSLLNNNDVDAVYVATTHNYHYENIKEILEAGKHVLCEKPMTVNGAEMRALKALAAEKKLFMMEGMWTRFIPAIVYVRELLDRKVIGEIKQIRATFGFKFPFEPEHRLFNPALAGGAMLDAGIYPLSFANMVMREKPVEIKALAEIGTTGVDVQSTYIFRYESGALAMLNSTVNAPVVSRAEIIGTEGRITLPERFHGADEVCLDLIDSDTVKKRFEYDDKVGFQFEISAASQSIREGKLENEIMPLSDTVQLMETIDEIKDQLGLVYDNDKRR; translated from the coding sequence ATGAATAATAAAATCAATTGGGGTATCCTCGGCTGTGGTGGTATCGCCAATAAGTTTGCATATAGTGCCAAGGCTGTTAATGATGCAGAAGTCATTGCCGCTGCTTCCAGAACAGAAGGAAAAGCCGAAGCCTTTGCAGCGAAACATGGAATTGAAAATGTATATACTGATTACACTTCACTGCTGAATAATAATGATGTTGATGCGGTATATGTTGCCACGACTCATAACTATCATTATGAAAATATAAAAGAGATTCTAGAGGCCGGCAAACATGTGCTCTGTGAAAAACCAATGACAGTTAACGGGGCTGAGATGAGAGCCCTGAAGGCTCTGGCAGCTGAAAAAAAGTTATTTATGATGGAAGGGATGTGGACCAGATTTATACCGGCTATCGTCTATGTCAGAGAACTTCTGGATAGAAAAGTCATCGGGGAGATCAAACAGATCCGGGCCACATTCGGCTTCAAATTCCCTTTTGAACCGGAACATCGTCTTTTTAATCCCGCCCTGGCCGGTGGAGCCATGCTGGATGCGGGAATCTATCCCCTATCCTTTGCCAATATGGTCATGAGAGAGAAACCTGTAGAGATAAAGGCTCTGGCAGAGATTGGTACAACCGGAGTGGATGTGCAATCTACCTATATATTCCGTTACGAATCAGGTGCCCTGGCAATGCTGAACTCTACAGTCAATGCTCCTGTTGTTTCCCGAGCCGAAATTATCGGAACAGAGGGAAGAATAACCCTTCCTGAAAGATTTCATGGAGCCGATGAAGTTTGTCTGGATCTTATAGATTCAGATACTGTCAAAAAAAGATTTGAGTATGATGATAAGGTGGGCTTCCAGTTTGAGATTTCTGCTGCCTCCCAATCTATCAGAGAAGGGAAACTTGAAAATGAGATCATGCCTTTATCCGATACAGTTCAATTGATGGAAACTATTGATGAGATCAAGGATCAGTTAGGTCTGGTGTATGACAATGATAAAAGAAGATAA
- a CDS encoding flavodoxin family protein, whose protein sequence is MKKKIIVILGSPRKNGNTAALAEALANAAVENGADVETVYLAGLDISPCRGCNHCQKETSPGCIIKDDMTPLYKKLEESDAIVFASPVYWFNLSAQLKTFIDRLYAVGVDEKNIFRDKNMAALMCFADDNPFDSGAVNALRSLQDMFNYLGAVNAGMVYGSAADPGDIEKNEDVIKKAAALGKKLASLK, encoded by the coding sequence ATGAAAAAGAAAATCATAGTTATCCTGGGCAGTCCCAGAAAGAATGGAAATACAGCAGCCCTTGCTGAAGCACTTGCTAATGCTGCCGTAGAAAACGGAGCTGACGTAGAAACTGTCTACCTCGCCGGTCTCGACATCAGTCCCTGCAGGGGCTGTAACCACTGCCAGAAGGAAACATCTCCCGGGTGCATCATCAAAGATGATATGACCCCGCTCTACAAGAAGCTGGAAGAGTCGGATGCCATTGTCTTCGCAAGCCCTGTGTACTGGTTCAACCTTTCCGCCCAGCTTAAAACCTTCATAGACCGTCTTTATGCCGTGGGTGTCGATGAGAAAAATATCTTCCGGGACAAAAATATGGCAGCGCTCATGTGCTTTGCTGATGATAATCCCTTTGATTCGGGTGCTGTAAATGCATTACGATCCCTTCAGGACATGTTCAACTATCTAGGAGCAGTCAATGCAGGGATGGTATACGGCAGTGCCGCAGATCCGGGGGATATAGAAAAGAATGAGGACGTCATAAAAAAAGCGGCGGCCCTGGGTAAAAAGCTGGCATCCCTTAAATAA
- a CDS encoding sulfatase-like hydrolase/transferase, producing the protein MNKPNIILLFTDDQHFNTINALGNKEVHTPNMDKLVKEGCSFTHAHIPGGTCGAVCMPSRAMLHTGRSLFHLQKEGQEIPKEHVLMGEHLQKQGYDCFGTGKWHNGSDAYARSFSEGGEIFFGGMWDHWNVPAHSFDPTGKYDSAVPYIKDAFHSREMDVMQSDHISPGKHSTDLFAETTINWLENRESDKPFFLSVAFMAPHDPRTMPQKYMDMFDPEKITLPENFAPEHSFDYGIRDVRDEVLAPYPRTEKEVRQHMAEYYAMIAHLDDAIGDILATLEKKGEMENSIIIFAGDNGLALGQHGLFGKQSAYEHSTRVPLVFKGPGIPSNEQRNDHCYLFDIFPTLIDLLGIERPVSVEGNSLKDSMQKNDRSGHREDMYFAYEDKLRAVKSDEYKLVEYAGSDFRETQLFNLASDPWELNNLVSQNPEKVEEMKEKLYKLRDDWDDLKHPTGRAFWDFYSEN; encoded by the coding sequence ATGAATAAACCAAACATAATACTGCTTTTTACAGATGATCAACATTTTAATACAATCAATGCCCTTGGCAACAAAGAAGTACACACCCCCAATATGGATAAACTTGTAAAAGAGGGCTGCAGTTTTACTCATGCCCATATACCTGGTGGAACCTGTGGGGCAGTCTGTATGCCCAGCAGGGCCATGCTTCATACGGGGAGATCCCTCTTCCATCTTCAGAAAGAAGGGCAGGAGATACCAAAAGAACATGTACTGATGGGAGAACATCTTCAGAAACAGGGCTATGACTGCTTCGGAACAGGAAAATGGCACAACGGCTCTGATGCCTATGCCAGAAGCTTCAGCGAAGGGGGAGAAATATTCTTTGGAGGGATGTGGGATCATTGGAATGTCCCCGCCCACAGCTTTGATCCCACAGGTAAATATGACAGCGCTGTTCCCTATATCAAGGATGCCTTTCATTCCAGAGAGATGGATGTAATGCAGAGCGACCATATAAGCCCGGGAAAGCACTCCACCGACCTTTTTGCAGAAACAACAATAAACTGGCTGGAGAACAGGGAGAGTGATAAACCATTTTTCTTAAGTGTAGCCTTTATGGCACCCCATGACCCCAGAACCATGCCCCAGAAATACATGGATATGTTTGATCCAGAAAAGATTACACTCCCTGAGAATTTTGCCCCGGAGCATAGTTTCGATTATGGAATCAGGGATGTTAGAGATGAAGTTCTTGCACCCTACCCCCGGACAGAGAAAGAGGTCCGCCAGCATATGGCAGAATATTACGCCATGATTGCCCATCTGGATGATGCCATAGGTGATATTCTTGCAACCCTCGAAAAAAAGGGAGAGATGGAAAACAGTATTATCATCTTTGCCGGAGACAACGGCCTGGCCCTTGGACAGCATGGGCTCTTTGGCAAGCAGAGTGCCTACGAACACAGCACCAGGGTTCCCCTTGTCTTTAAAGGTCCAGGAATCCCCTCCAATGAACAGCGTAATGATCACTGCTACCTCTTTGATATCTTCCCTACTTTAATTGATCTTCTAGGCATTGAACGCCCCGTCTCTGTAGAAGGGAACAGCCTGAAAGATTCCATGCAGAAAAATGACAGAAGCGGCCACAGAGAAGATATGTATTTTGCATATGAGGATAAACTGAGAGCCGTAAAATCGGATGAATATAAACTGGTTGAATATGCAGGATCTGATTTCAGAGAGACCCAGTTGTTTAATCTGGCATCAGACCCATGGGAATTGAATAATCTGGTTAGTCAGAATCCCGAAAAAGTAGAAGAGATGAAAGAGAAGCTATATAAACTTCGTGATGACTGGGATGATCTGAAACACCCTACGGGGAGGGCCTTCTGGGATTTCTACTCAGAAAACTGA
- a CDS encoding sulfatase — MRPNILLLFPDQWRPAWLEGESEIPLRTGNLKELKESGCYFSNAISPSPLCAPARAALATGMKYHNAGVKDNTENLPLDSQTFYKELRDSGYEVLGCGKFDLHKPAFIWGTNGKNLLEDWGFSSGIDSEGKIDAVAAYKKGSCGPYITYLKDQGVVEEYISNMEDRGSLGTSPSILKQEQYGDDWVCRNGLKLIENSDSEKPWFLQVNFTGPHLPFDITEKMAGLYKDINFPVPENGDESIDHMQIRRCYAAMMDNIDSLIGGFIEKLEERGDLKNTVIVFASDHGEMLGDRGHYGKCLPYNPSLGIPMIFSGPGIKKGAVNNSIVELIDLYATILEAAAVPISSKTDSRSLWPILSGKSEHVREHGSSSLSTEKGKGYDWRLVLNDNYKLIEWKDGKRELYSRSDFSEKENLIENCSTEAELLAKELPPWYRDYSFPEQEIEKRGLHE, encoded by the coding sequence ATGAGACCGAATATTTTACTTCTTTTTCCAGACCAGTGGCGACCGGCCTGGCTTGAAGGTGAATCAGAGATACCCCTAAGGACCGGGAATCTCAAAGAATTAAAAGAGTCGGGATGCTATTTCAGCAATGCCATCTCACCCTCACCTCTCTGTGCTCCCGCAAGGGCTGCCCTGGCAACAGGAATGAAATACCACAACGCAGGTGTTAAAGATAATACAGAGAACCTGCCTCTAGACTCTCAGACCTTTTACAAGGAACTACGAGACAGCGGTTATGAAGTCTTGGGCTGTGGGAAATTCGACCTTCATAAACCCGCTTTTATTTGGGGAACTAATGGAAAGAATCTTCTGGAAGACTGGGGATTCAGCTCCGGCATAGACTCCGAAGGAAAAATTGACGCAGTTGCAGCATACAAAAAAGGGAGCTGCGGTCCTTATATAACTTATCTGAAAGATCAGGGTGTTGTTGAAGAATATATCAGTAATATGGAAGACCGGGGATCTCTTGGAACTTCACCCTCCATTCTGAAACAGGAACAGTATGGCGACGACTGGGTATGCCGAAACGGATTGAAACTGATTGAAAATTCAGACAGTGAAAAACCCTGGTTCCTTCAGGTTAATTTTACAGGTCCCCACCTCCCCTTTGATATTACTGAAAAGATGGCCGGCCTCTATAAAGACATTAACTTTCCTGTCCCTGAAAATGGAGATGAATCCATAGATCATATGCAGATCAGGCGCTGTTATGCTGCCATGATGGATAATATAGACAGCCTGATCGGAGGTTTTATTGAAAAACTGGAAGAGAGGGGAGATCTTAAAAATACAGTAATAGTATTTGCCTCAGACCACGGTGAGATGCTTGGGGATCGAGGACATTATGGAAAATGTCTCCCCTACAATCCATCCCTGGGTATTCCCATGATATTCAGTGGTCCCGGTATAAAAAAAGGCGCCGTAAATAATTCAATCGTAGAACTAATTGACCTCTATGCCACAATTCTTGAAGCCGCTGCAGTGCCCATCAGCAGCAAAACGGACAGCAGATCACTCTGGCCAATTCTTTCAGGAAAGTCTGAGCATGTAAGAGAACATGGAAGTTCTTCCCTCAGTACAGAAAAGGGAAAGGGCTATGATTGGCGTCTTGTCCTTAATGACAATTACAAACTGATTGAGTGGAAAGATGGAAAAAGAGAGCTCTACTCACGCTCCGACTTTTCAGAAAAAGAAAATCTTATAGAGAACTGCTCAACAGAGGCAGAATTATTAGCAAAGGAATTACCTCCCTGGTACAGGGATTATAGTTTTCCGGAACAGGAAATAGAAAAGCGAGGTCTCCATGAATAA
- a CDS encoding LacI family DNA-binding transcriptional regulator, with the protein MKKSTIYDVAKMAGVSPGTISRHLNGYELRDYNKIKVEQAIEELGFKENIIAKGLKSHRSMTVAVLIPELTGLFSLDILKAIDLVLEEKGYTLIISDYERDPERLKQRLKIFEQRSIDGLIIFPLSHGDSCLEEMQRYLRNETPIICLSDKIKDLPCDYIHGGNRMASYNAIEELINKGHRNIRIVTGRRGTMVTNERMEGCREAFRKYGIPESEYSILWTDYTMNNARDIVLEELKRNPPTAVYCTSYYLTMGCVLALNKSDLQLGEDVSLIGHDYYPGIEIITPALTTVEHDLEKMGSTAGKLLLKRIENGNPTEPEDIEIPMSLNIRKSVKDLKSI; encoded by the coding sequence ATGAAAAAGAGTACCATCTACGATGTTGCAAAAATGGCCGGAGTCTCCCCGGGAACAATTTCCCGTCACCTCAACGGTTATGAACTGAGAGATTATAACAAAATCAAGGTAGAGCAGGCCATTGAAGAGTTGGGATTTAAAGAAAACATTATAGCCAAGGGGCTGAAATCTCACCGTTCAATGACTGTGGCAGTCCTGATTCCCGAACTGACGGGACTGTTCTCTCTGGATATTCTTAAAGCCATCGACCTGGTACTCGAAGAAAAAGGCTATACCCTGATAATCAGTGACTATGAAAGAGACCCGGAACGTTTGAAACAGCGCCTGAAGATTTTTGAACAGCGCTCCATTGACGGTCTGATCATTTTCCCTCTCTCCCACGGAGACAGCTGTTTAGAGGAGATGCAGAGGTATCTGAGAAATGAGACTCCCATTATCTGTCTTTCAGACAAGATAAAAGACCTTCCCTGTGATTATATTCACGGGGGCAACAGAATGGCTTCTTATAATGCCATTGAAGAGCTGATAAATAAGGGTCATAGAAATATACGAATTGTCACTGGACGTCGGGGTACAATGGTTACTAATGAGCGAATGGAAGGCTGTCGTGAAGCCTTCAGAAAATACGGTATCCCAGAGAGTGAATACTCCATACTCTGGACAGACTATACAATGAATAATGCCAGGGATATTGTTTTGGAGGAACTTAAGAGAAATCCTCCCACAGCAGTCTATTGCACCAGCTATTACCTTACTATGGGATGTGTTCTGGCTCTGAACAAGAGTGATCTGCAACTGGGGGAGGATGTCTCACTCATAGGACATGACTACTACCCGGGAATAGAAATTATTACACCCGCTCTGACCACCGTAGAACATGATCTTGAAAAAATGGGAAGTACCGCAGGAAAGCTTCTTCTGAAACGCATTGAAAATGGAAACCCCACAGAACCTGAAGATATTGAAATACCCATGTCATTGAATATCCGAAAATCCGTAAAGGACTTGAAATCTATATGA
- a CDS encoding carbohydrate ABC transporter permease, translated as MKTADIFRVNNSEKRMMQIILFICSFIWLFPAYSALKQSLLFNGWGNYISVFTTKIAGVSVFSTLGNSFYVALIHSIIVVGIAAMSGYAFSKMHFVGKKILYVVVISFMSVPITVMIAPLFFTLTRMNIINTRASIFLPEAALTLPFSVLMMRNFFDSLPNELMESAYMDGAGDFRIFTRIYMPLSTPALLNLSVLSFMWSFKDYLTPALFTSDPKLMTATLAVSRFKDSLGGTPDNLGRYYAAMVVIAVPIIVLFSFFQKFMRSGMTAGAIKG; from the coding sequence ATGAAAACAGCTGATATTTTCAGAGTCAATAATTCCGAAAAAAGAATGATGCAGATCATACTTTTTATCTGTTCCTTTATCTGGTTGTTTCCCGCATATTCAGCTCTAAAACAATCTCTGCTGTTCAACGGATGGGGTAACTATATTTCTGTATTTACTACAAAAATAGCAGGTGTTTCTGTATTTTCTACTCTGGGGAACAGTTTTTATGTCGCTCTTATCCACAGTATAATCGTAGTAGGAATTGCAGCAATGTCCGGATATGCTTTTTCAAAAATGCATTTTGTTGGGAAAAAGATTCTTTATGTGGTGGTTATTTCATTTATGAGTGTACCCATCACCGTAATGATTGCGCCTCTTTTCTTCACCCTTACAAGAATGAATATTATTAATACAAGGGCATCAATATTCCTCCCTGAGGCTGCGCTGACTCTCCCCTTTTCAGTACTGATGATGCGCAATTTCTTTGACAGTCTTCCCAATGAGCTGATGGAGTCTGCCTATATGGATGGAGCAGGAGATTTCAGAATATTCACTAGAATCTACATGCCTCTGTCTACTCCGGCATTACTAAATCTCTCGGTGCTCTCATTTATGTGGTCCTTCAAGGATTATCTTACACCCGCACTCTTTACATCAGATCCCAAATTGATGACAGCAACTCTGGCAGTCAGTCGATTCAAGGATTCACTGGGAGGCACTCCCGACAACCTGGGCCGCTACTATGCAGCCATGGTGGTTATTGCCGTTCCCATTATTGTTCTGTTCTCATTTTTTCAGAAATTTATGAGATCCGGAATGACAGCTGGAGCCATAAAGGGTTAA
- a CDS encoding carbohydrate ABC transporter permease, with protein sequence MNSTEKHNWRGYLFILPLMLILGVFVIYSFILLVQGSFFKTDLLFNRSKFVGLQYYKIALQDPYFFKAIINTLVFAASSVFFGISLGFIFSVFLAFSIKGGNFFRTLFFVPTLLPNALIAAIFGGMLRYRFGALNDFLAVLRITPVHWLSDPAMAYISVLTISLFMIGIPMMYYQAELATLDKGMFESAQIDGAGFWRITTQIIFPTVIHSHKTIVMTLMLTTFRAFERVYLLTAGGPARSTEITGTYIYTFFAEGGGRNIGYVNAISTLTLILAFVMSGIILSAFNPKVVKAKRSNK encoded by the coding sequence ATGAATAGTACGGAAAAGCATAATTGGAGGGGATATCTTTTCATACTCCCCCTCATGCTTATTCTCGGGGTGTTTGTTATATACAGTTTTATACTCCTGGTTCAAGGCAGTTTCTTTAAGACTGACCTGCTTTTTAACAGAAGCAAGTTTGTAGGTCTTCAGTATTACAAAATAGCCCTGCAGGACCCTTATTTCTTCAAAGCAATAATCAATACCCTTGTATTCGCAGCATCATCCGTATTCTTCGGCATCAGCCTGGGATTCATCTTCTCTGTATTTCTGGCATTCAGTATCAAGGGTGGTAATTTTTTCAGAACACTGTTCTTTGTCCCCACACTGCTTCCCAATGCCTTAATTGCGGCAATATTTGGAGGAATGCTCCGATACCGCTTTGGAGCTCTCAACGATTTTCTTGCAGTATTAAGAATAACCCCGGTACACTGGCTTTCAGACCCCGCAATGGCCTACATCTCTGTCTTGACGATTTCTCTTTTTATGATCGGTATACCCATGATGTATTATCAGGCCGAGCTGGCAACACTTGATAAAGGGATGTTTGAATCAGCACAGATCGATGGTGCCGGTTTCTGGAGAATCACGACACAGATTATATTCCCCACAGTAATTCACTCACATAAAACCATTGTGATGACCCTTATGCTAACTACATTCAGGGCTTTTGAGAGAGTCTATCTGCTGACAGCAGGAGGACCTGCCAGATCAACAGAAATTACAGGTACCTATATTTACACCTTCTTTGCAGAAGGGGGCGGAAGAAATATAGGTTATGTAAATGCAATTTCTACCCTGACACTTATACTCGCGTTTGTTATGTCAGGAATTATCCTCTCAGCTTTCAATCCAAAAGTTGTAAAAGCCAAAAGGAGTAATAAATGA